The genome window TATTGAACTGGGGTTACAAACTGTAAATTATCATTCACTCAATAAAGTCAATCGGGGGCATACGCTAGCTGAGTTTCTTGATGCTGTAATGCGAATTAAACGCTTTAACATTGATGTTTGTGCACATTTAATCCTCAATTTGCCATGGGATGATCTGCTTGATGTAAAAGAAAATGCAAAGGTTCTTTCTGCATTGAATATTGATCAGGTCAAATTACATGCATTGTATATTGTAAAAGGTACAGCCATGGCTGATATGTACCAGCGTGGTGAATTGACTTTGATCAGCAAAGAAGAATATGTTGAGCGTGTGGTTACCTTTTTAGACTATTTACATCCTGATATTGTTGTTCAGCGCTTAATTGGACGTGCGCCACAAAGTAATACGTTATTTACAAACTGGCAAACTGGATGGTGGAAGATCCGCGATGATATTGAAAAAATGCAGCAAGAAAGAGATAGCTATCAGGGAAAGCTGTGCACTTATTT of Sporomusaceae bacterium FL31 contains these proteins:
- the yxfC gene encoding TIGR01212 family radical SAM protein; its protein translation is MQRYNTYSDYLKKRYGEKVYKLPVGLPVTCPNRDGACGTDGCTFCGEIGAGYENLPASMTVTEQINANRAHISPKYKAEKFIAYFQNFSNTYLPPDQLKEYIQQACQPDVVGIALATRPDCVNDYYLEMLADLSQQHGKDISIELGLQTVNYHSLNKVNRGHTLAEFLDAVMRIKRFNIDVCAHLILNLPWDDLLDVKENAKVLSALNIDQVKLHALYIVKGTAMADMYQRGELTLISKEEYVERVVTFLDYLHPDIVVQRLIGRAPQSNTLFTNWQTGWWKIRDDIEKMQQERDSYQGKLCTYLNGTAVRKFL